One genomic window of Burkholderia plantarii includes the following:
- a CDS encoding DUF2891 domain-containing protein, with the protein MSSSLTRELADQFSRLTLGHVTREYPCSPGHVWSGPDDSGTPRQLHPVFFGSFDWHSCVHGYWLLARLLCEFPDLDAGPRIRELFDASLTAPKVARECEYFGDPLRQNFERPYGWAWLLKLSAALGAHHDSGWAQALAPLARLIRERFEEFLAKATYPNRAGTHHNTAFAVRLALDYADAVGDAAFRTQLAAAAKRWYGDDADCPAWGEPSLDDFLSPCLMEAECMRRTLDAGEFAAWFERFLPRLAASQPSCLFTPAVVSDHADGRITHLNGLNLSRAWCFRSLASALPPDDARARLMREAASRHGAAALPHVSGNYMAEHWLATYAVLMLTVDGGAGARQENSRH; encoded by the coding sequence ATGTCTTCCAGTTTGACCCGTGAGCTTGCCGATCAATTCTCCCGCCTGACGCTTGGCCACGTCACGCGCGAATACCCTTGCAGTCCGGGCCACGTATGGTCGGGGCCGGACGACAGCGGTACGCCGCGGCAGCTTCATCCGGTGTTCTTCGGCAGCTTCGACTGGCACTCGTGCGTGCATGGCTACTGGCTGCTTGCCCGGCTGCTGTGCGAGTTTCCCGACCTTGATGCCGGGCCGCGCATTCGTGAGCTGTTCGATGCCTCGCTGACGGCCCCGAAGGTCGCACGGGAATGCGAGTACTTCGGCGACCCGCTGAGGCAAAACTTCGAGCGGCCTTATGGCTGGGCGTGGTTGCTCAAGCTTTCCGCGGCACTCGGCGCGCACCACGATTCCGGCTGGGCGCAGGCGCTGGCGCCGTTGGCGCGGTTGATCCGGGAGCGTTTCGAGGAGTTCCTGGCCAAGGCCACCTACCCGAACCGGGCCGGAACGCATCACAACACGGCGTTCGCCGTCCGGCTCGCGCTCGATTATGCGGACGCCGTCGGCGATGCCGCGTTCAGGACCCAGCTGGCTGCGGCGGCGAAGCGGTGGTATGGCGACGATGCGGACTGTCCGGCATGGGGCGAGCCGAGCCTCGACGATTTCCTTTCCCCCTGCCTGATGGAGGCCGAATGCATGCGGCGCACCCTGGACGCCGGAGAATTCGCCGCCTGGTTCGAGCGGTTCCTGCCACGTCTGGCGGCAAGCCAGCCATCGTGCCTGTTCACCCCTGCCGTCGTGAGCGACCACGCCGATGGCCGCATCACCCATCTCAACGGACTGAACCTGAGCCGGGCCTGGTGCTTTCGATCGCTCGCGAGCGCGCTGCCCCCGGACGACGCGCGCGCGCGGCTGATGCGCGAAGCGGCGAGCCGGCATGGGGCTGCCGCGTTGCCGCACGTCAGCGGCAACTACATGGCGGAGCATTGGCTCGCCACCTACGCGGTGTTGATGCTGACCGTCGATGGGGGGGCCGGCGCCCGGCAGGAAAATTCGCGGCATTGA